One window of Halichondria panicea chromosome 7, odHalPani1.1, whole genome shotgun sequence genomic DNA carries:
- the LOC135338908 gene encoding uncharacterized protein LOC135338908: protein MATKEQNQELTIDDLKTEMKLTDEQLNTAIQEPDLPELAACFDNVHKGYLEKLELLPGEQTDVRTRAYIDGTLAGMLLALKFWILTNGLDATFQALLLIILSLLKEDVAVRVCKYLSDKCESVM, encoded by the exons atggccactaaagagcagaaccaag agctcacaattgacgatctgaagacagaaatgaaactgactgatgagcagctcaatacagcaatacaggaaccagatctacccgagttagcagcatgtttcgacaaTGTTCACAAAGGCTATCTTGAAAAACTGGAGCTCTTACCTGGAGAACAAACTGACGTGAGGACTAGAGCATATATAGATGGCACTCTGGCAGGAATGTTGCTGGCTTTGAAATTCTGGATACTGACCAACGGACTAGACGCCACTTtccaagctctgctactcatcatactctccctgctcaaagaagacgttgctgttcgagtgtgcaagtacttgtctgacaaatgtgagtctgtcatgtga
- the LOC135338909 gene encoding NACHT, LRR and PYD domains-containing protein 3-like gives MVLTYCFVSPDSTTSCPASRERVLLNHKLSSYRDYLQSRYRARVSTLATQWPPVPTNKVFKLAMIQKEKIQRGRIDDEFVRLSITGKIDDILLQKTPLDLTNIFSEIGNRQNFVLIEGAPGSGKSTLALHICQEWAKRKLFQEFDIAILVRLRDPLVREAITISDLLPCTNKAMANETETVIISLYGKGVLWVLDGWDELPSDLPRDSIINKLVRPDMSRESPLHESAVIVTSRPSSSAELHPLVSSRVEVLGFTPHKLEQYFTECLKGDSQAVQTLLERIRENPVVEGSCYLPLNASIIVNCFLSDNHSLPTSNHGIFTSVVQSSLKRYLQEKLGKTTPVGNITSPDSLPSEIRTQTVQMCQLAYHGIEKNKATFTDSDLAALRITKEISNVGLLRTVPSIISDGHLVYYCFLHLSIQELLAAIHISLMSPKQQISVFQKLFGSPRFSAVFQFYAGITKLRTSRPILSLLPRFLCPVPATVFELVRKVVKNGRRILLLSLINCLYEAEDSRLCVSVANLLNHNLYLNRTTMNPIDCLSVGYFASVCSNTSNGFILSLRSCSISDQGCKFLARGLSKCPNSNNDIPTEGIHIAEIIENTSSISELDLSYNAIGNSGLSTLCEAFSTNISLKRLDLRRCSLTISDDNGAALYQLLNTNNSLEHLNLSDNTVTSCRHIAAGLTVNKTLRTLNLVDCELTDQSIEELSTGLINKIEELYIRGNYAITEDGMKTLARHLTTHCSELTMLVIPGRLISCIKTVFRDTNKERKRNGLPKINVRYN, from the coding sequence atggtactcacatattgttttgtttccccagactccaccacctcgtgtcccgcctcccgagagagggtcctgctgaaccacaagctgtcctcgtacagggactacctacaaagtcgctacagagCACGAGTATCCACATTagccacacaatggcctcctgtcccaacaaacaaagtcttcaaactggccatgattcagaaggaaaaaatacagagaggaagaatcgacgatgaatttgttaGACTATCAATCACAGGAAAAATTGATGATATTTTGCTTCAAAAAACTCCACTTGACTTGACTAACATTTTCTCTGAGATTGGAAATAGACAgaactttgtgttgattgaaggagctcccggctctggcaagagcacccttgctctacacatctgtcaggagtgggcaaagaggaaactgttccaagagttcgatattgcaatccttgtgagactgagagatcccctCGTTAGAGAAGCCATTACAATTTCTGACTTACTTCCCTGCACAAACAAAGCGATGGCTAATGAAACAGAGACTGTGATTATTTCATTGTATggcaaaggtgtactgtgggtgctAGACGGATGGGACGAACTTCCTTCTGACCTCCCTAGAGACTCAATCATCAACAAACTAGTTCGACCAGACATGTCACGAGAAAGTCCGCTACACGAATCAGCTGTGATTGTAACATCTCGACCGTCATCTTCggctgagctccacccactagtatcgtccagggtggaggtgttggggttCACACCACATaaactagaacagtatttcACCGAGTGTCTGAAaggtgactcacaagctgtgcagactctactggagagaattcgagagaacccagtggtagaaggtagctgctacctccccctcaatgcttccattATCGTTAATTGCTTCCTTTCTGACAACCACTCCCTCCCCACATCCAACCACGGGATATTCACATCGGTTGTCCAGAGCTctctcaagagatacctcCAGGAGAAGTTGGGGAAGACCACTCCAGTGGGAAACATCACATCCCCAGACTCACTGCCCTCGGAAATCAGAACGCAGACCGtacaaatgtgtcaacttgcatatcaTGGGATCGAAAAAAACAAAGCGACATTTACTGACAGTGATTTGGCCGCTCTTCGCATTACGAAGGAAATTTCAAACGTTGGATTATTACGAACTGTTCCAAGTATCATTAGCGATGGTCATCTGGTTTACTACTGCTTTCTCCACCTgtctattcaagagctactagcagcaatccacatctctctcatgTCTCCCAAGCAACAAATTTCTGTATTCCAGAAGCTATTTGGTAGTCCTCGATTCAGTGCAGTCTTCCAATTTTATgctggtatcaccaaactgaGAACTAGTAGACCAATCCTCAGCTTGCTACCTCGATTCTTGTGTCCAGTTCCAGCCACTGTTTTTGAACTGGTCAGAAAGGTTGTCAAAAATGGGCGGAGGATCCTTTTGTTGTCcctcatcaattgtttgtacgaagctgaagactcgcgactgtgtgtgtctgtggctAATCTTCTTAATCACAATCTATATCTTAATCGCACTACAATGAATCCTATTGACTGCCTCTCTGTTGGATATTTCGCATCAGTTTGTTCCAACACCAGTAATGGATTCATACTTAGCCTCAGAAGTTGCTCTATTAGTGAccaaggctgcaaatttctggcccgaggactctccaagtgtcccaactctaataatgatattcctaCAGAAGGGATACACATCGCTGAGATTATCGAGAACACTAGTTCAATATCTGAATTGGATTTGTCTTATAATGCCATTGGTAACAGTGGACTTAGCACACTCTGTGAGGCCTTCTCAACGAACATATCATTAAAGCGCCTGGACCTGCGCAGGTGCTCACTAACAATATCAGAcgacaatggagctgccctctatcaacttctgaatacaaacaattccctcgAACATCTTAATTTGTCTGAtaacacagtgactagctgtcgtcacattgctgctggacttacagtcaataagactctgagaaCATTGAACTTGGTTGACTGTgaactgactgatcagagtatcgaggagctatcaacGGGACTGATCAACAAGATTGAAGAACTGTACATACGGGGTAATTACGCtataacagaagatggaatgaagacacttgccagacatctaaccacccactgctctgaacttACAATGTTGGTGATACCCGGCCGCCTAATATCCTGTATCAAGACAGTATTCAGGGACactaacaaagagaggaagagaaatggactacccAAGATTAATGTGCGTTATAATTAA